A segment of the Cellvibrio sp. KY-YJ-3 genome:
CCGTTTTTTGCGTGCAGATGTATCAGCCACAGCAATAAACCATCGCGATGTTTATTCTTTCTGTCGGGTATTAACACCCCTATTTGCACAGGACTGTTTATGGATACTTTAATCTTCTCGCAAACGGCGATTTTTCGCCTGCAACAATTAGCCAGCTGCATTTATCACAAAACAGGAATTCGCCATCGCATGGCGACACAAGAAGGAATGCTGGAACTGCTGCGCGATGGCAGCGCGTCACGCGATGCGGAGGTGCGCGAGTATTACGATTCATTTGTGCTGGAGTTAAACAAACGCCAGCTGGACATGCTGGAAGCGCGCAATGTAAAACTGCGCAAACCCTTTCACAGCTCAGTGATTGGCGGCGCCACTGTCAGCACTATCCGCAAGACAGCGTAAAAAACTCTGCCCTAATTGCTCCATCAACATGCGATAGCTGGATACTTGCTCATTACCCACAGGGTCCAGCATACCGATATTCAAGCCCAACGAATGCGCCATTTCCTCTAGCGAACTGCTGTTATGGTAGGGCTCCAAAAAGACACAACGCCCCTCTTTTGCTAGTACATCGCGCAATTCCTGCAAATGTTTCGCGCCCGGGCGACGCTCCGGCGTAAAGGTTACATAGGCCAATTGATGCAGGCCGTAATGGCTAACAAAGTGGCTGTAGCCCTCGTGATACACCGCAAAACCCAAGGGCTTTACCGGCGCCAACTGCTTGAGCAACTGCGCATCCAACTCCACTAACGACTGACTAAAACGCTCGGCATTGAGGGTAAATTGTGCACCCGACTCAGGCGCAATTTGAGTCAGGCGCTCGGCCAGTGCACGGGCGATAACCGCCGCATTGCGCGGATCCAGCCAGATATGTGGATCGCCGCTGGTGTGCTGATGCTGATTGTCGCGACTGGTATGGGCATGATCGTGATTATCGAGTTCAGGCCAAAATAAATCGCTCAAGCCATAGGTTGTCAGCACTTGTTGCGCCGGCAAACTGGCGAGTGGGCGCGCCAGAAAACTCTCCAATTCCGCTCCCACCCACAGCACCAAATCCGCATCGCGCAGGCGACGGTGATCGGACATTTTGAGCGGATAATCATGGGCTGAGGCTGTTACAGGCAGCAGAGTATCGATATCCGCATGACTGCCAGCCACCTCCTGGGCGATAAGCGCCAGTGGTTTAATGCTGGCCAACACCTTGGGTTTGGCCGCCGCCGTGCTCGCCAATGAACATAGCAACAACGCCATCAAGGTGCGACAAATAAAAGCCAGGGGGAAAACAAAACCCAAGCGGGGTAAACCCATGATTGTGAATCCTGTAACACCGCGCAACGGCGGCAGTGAAATAAATGCCCGAACAAAGGTTATATAGTAACATAGCCAACTCATTCCTCGCCTGCCCCACACAGAGATGGGCGCGCGCCAACCGACAGTGACAACGCTATGGAACACACACCGCTCGCCTGCAGCCATCACGATCACGGCCATTGTATTAGCGATGCATTAGAAGCCGCGCGCCAACTGTGCCTGAGCCGCGGTGTGCGCCTGACCGATTTGCGCTTGCAGGTGCTGGAGCTGATCTGGCAAAACCACAAACCGCTCGGCGCCTATACCCTGATGGAGATGTTGGCCAAAGCCAATACCCGCCGTGTGGCGCCGCCAACGGTATATCGCGCGCTGGATTTCCTGCTGGAGCAGGGGCTGATCCATCGTATTAATGTACTCAATGCCTTTATCGGCTGCCCGTCGCCCGGCACCAAACACCAGAGTCATTTTTTGATCTGCCGCGCCTGTGGCATTGCGGTGGAACTGGATCAACCGCAGTTGAGCGAACAAATTCTGGCGGTCGCGCAAGACGCAGGTTTTACCGTGGAAACCCAGGCGCTGGAAGTATCTGGACTCTGCGCCAACTGTGCCAACCACACACCTGAGCGAGCGACGGCATGAGTGAGTTATTGATTAAAGCCCGCGGCTTGGGTGTGCTGCGCAATGGACGGCAGATTCTGCAAAACGCCGATCTGGATCTCGCGGCAGGCAAAATCGTTACCCTGATTGGCCCCAATGGCGCAGGCAAAACCACGTTGGTGCGTGCCGTACTTGGGCTGATTAAGATCGATCAGGGCAGCATCGAAAAAGCAGCGGATTTACGCATTGGCTATATGCCGCAAAAGCTCCATTTGGATGCCAGCTTGCCGCTCACTGTGGCGCGCTTTCTGGCGCTGGGTGGCAAAGCGCGTGTGGATTTGGGTGAGATACTGCAACTGACCGGTATCGATAAACTGATCAATATGCCGATCCAATCCCTCTCGGGTGGCGAAACCCAGCGGGTATTGCTCGCGCGTGCGCTATTGCGCGACCCCCAACTTCTGGTACTGGACGAACCGGTGCAAGGTGTGGATGTGGGCGGCCAATCGGCGCTCTACGCATTGATTAACGAGATTCGCAACCAGCGCCACTGCGGCGTGTTATTAGTCTCCCACGACCTGCATTTGGTGATGGCAACCACCGACACCGTGATCTGCCTCAACCAGCATGTATGCTGCCACGGCCACCCGGAACAAGTCACCAATCACCCGGCCTACCTTGCGCTCTTTGGCGATGCGCTGGGCGGGGCGGTGGTGACGCCGCAAGTCGCCATTTACACCCATCACCACGATCACCAACACGATGCCCACGGTAACGTCATTAACGCCAAACCCGGCGACCATGTGCATACCAGCAGCTGCGGACACGACCACCATGCCTGATTTTTTACTGCTCGCCCTGCTCGCCGGTATTGCCGTGGCCCTGGTTGCTGGCCCACTGGGTGCCTTTGCCGTCTGGCGGCGCATGGCTTATTTTGGCGATACCCTCGCCCATTCGGCACTGCTGGGTGTGACCTTTGGTTTGCTGCTGGACATCAACCTCAACCTCGCCATAGCGCTGGGGTGCCTGTTATTGGCACTGATTTTGGTCGCCCTGCAAAACAATCGCTTTCTCGCCACCGATACGCTGCTGGGCATTCTCTCCCACTCCACTCTCGCCCTCGGTTTGGTATGTGTCAGTGTGTTTAGCGAGAGCCGCATCGACCTGCTCGCCTATTTATTTGGTGATATTTTGTCAGTCAGCCAAGGCGATGTGATCAGTATCTGGGTGATTTCGCTCGCGGTACTGGCGGCGCTGATCTGGCTCTGGCGACCACTATTGGCGATTACCGTACACGAGGAATTGGCGCAGGTAGAAGGTGTACCGGTGACGCGGGTGCGCACCGCACTGATGTTATTGATGGCACTGGTGATTGCGATTGCGATGAAAGTGGTCGGTGTATTGCTGATTACCGCGCTGCTGATTATCCCCGCCGCCGCCAGCCGCCGCCTGAGCCGCACCCCGGAACAGATGGCCATTATCGCCAGCCTGTTGGGCATGCTGGCCGTAGTTGCCGGTTTGGGCGCGTCCTATTTATGGGACAGCCCCGCCGGGCCCGCGATAGTGCTGTCAGCCACCGTTATGTTCAGCCTGACCCTGCTCAAAAAGCAGCAGAATTGAATCGGCGATGATCGGTTTGTAAGCCAAAGCGCACAAACAATAGCGAAATTTGCGACTGTTTTCACATTGTCGCCTGGTAGATACTGCGATCTGTCGTGCCGTACCCAATGACTGGAGTGGCGGCTAAATCAGCAAGGACAGAACCGATGACTACCCTCAATATTGGCAATCAGGCATACAACAGTCAGGATGTTGCGCACAAAGTGCAAAGCGACATCCAGTTTTTGGAGTCACGTATCGCCCTGCTGCGCGAGCAAACTAACCCCAACCCGCAAGTGCTGCAAATCTATGCACAAATGCTGGAGAGCCGTCAGGCCGTACTCGGCTGGCTCAACCAGAGTGAAATGCAAAAAGCCTTGGATAAATTGGGCTAGCTGTCACCCAAACTTCATCAAAATGTTGCGTTTCCGTCATGTTTTCGCCGCAATATGCTGCGAAACAGCTCAGGAAACGCACTATGAATACTTCTGCCAATCACCTCGCTGCTGCTCTAGCCCTACCTGTTGTCGCTGTGGACAACACCCCCAAACCCACCGCCAGTTTGATTAATGCGCGCACCGTGTGGATCTCCGATATCCACCTGGGTTTTCGCGATTGCAAGGCCGATTACCTGCTCGATTTTCTCAACCGGATTCACTGCGACACGCTTTATCTGGTGGGTGATATTGTCGATTTATGGTCGCTCAAACGCCGCTTCTGCTGGCCCGCCAAACACTATCAAGTAATGCTCAAATTCTACGAACTGGCCGCTAAGGGTATGCGTGTAGTCTATGTGCCAGGCAATCACGACGACCCCATGCGCCACTTCAGCGGCGAACTCTTTGGACCAATCGAAATCGCCCACGAACATGAATATGTCACCGCCGATGGCAAGCGTTTACTGATCATGCACGGTGATGCGATGGACGCCTACATCAATCACAGCTGGTTAAAACGCGTGATTGGCGATCACGGTTACGAGTTATTGCTGTTTATCAACCGCTGGTCAGACCGGCTGCGCAAGCTGGTGGGACGACCTTATTTTTCGCTCGCGGGTCTGATTAAAAGCAATATCAAAGGCGCCAAAGCGGCGATAGCAACTTACGAGAAAGAAGCCTTAGCGGAGGCAAAACGGCGCGGCTACGACGGTGTGGTGTGCGGACACATTCACTACCCGGCGCTGCGTGAAGAAGGGGGTTTGCGCTACGCCAATTGCGGCGATTGGATCGAAAGCTGCACGGCACTGGTGGAGGATCACCAGGGTGTGATGCGCCTGTTGCATCACAGCGACACCATTCAATGGCAGGAGCTGGAGCAGCTGCGCCAGGCTTAAGGCACAAGCTATACAACAAAAGGCGCCGCCACTGGCGCCTTACTCATCGAATTGTCATATTCATCCACTAAGCTGGCGCGCTAGTCCATCGCGAGAGTTGCCGCCATGCTTGACCCTCATCGGCCCGCCTCAGAGTCAGCGCCACTGGATGAACGTCTGACGTCTGCCACTGGGCCACTTAAACGTTATATCCAGCGAATTGCGCCAAACAGCAGCGATGCAGCGGATATCTACCAAGAATCTATCCTGCGGGTGATAGAGCAAGCCCGCACCCAACCACTGCGCAACCCGCTGGCCTATGCGGTGCGTATCGCGCGCAATTTGTTACTGAGTGGCAAACGCCAAACCCTGTCGCTGGAAACCCTGGATGACCTCAGCAGCCCGCTCCCCTGCCCGGAAGAACGCACCAGTCAACGCCAACGTGCCGAACTGCTTACCGGTTTTTTGGCGACCATGCCCGTCCAGCGGCGTGAAGTATTAATTCGTCGTCGCCTGCAGGGCGAATCACGCGAGCAGATAGCGGCGGCAATGGGCCTGAGCGAAGCGGCCGTTAAAAAACACATGACCCGCGCGCTCGCCGATTTGCAGCGTTTTTTAGACAACCATCGCCACTTTTAAGCCTTTTGATTGCAATGAATACGATTCCTGTGAATAGCGACAATGATGATTACCAGACGGCGGCCGAATGGCTGGAACAGCTGAGTGAACAACCGCTGGATGAACTTTCCAAACGCCGCCTGCTACTGTGGCTGGATAGCAATAACGAACGCCGCGCGCTGTTTGAACGCATGCTTAGCACTTGGGCTGACCCGGCGCTAACCCAAGCCGCGCATAGCCTGCTGGCTAGTCAGCAAACGCGCACAGCGGCTAGTGCCAGCGCAGGTTTCAGACGGGGCGCCGCCTGGGCCTTGTGCCTTACGCTCTGCGTTGCACTGCTGGTAAGCAATCGCTTTTTGGGCGAGGCACCTGCGGCCAAAACCCTGCCCTTTGCCACTGCCAACGGTATTCGCCACGACCTGCAACTAAGCGACGGTTCGCTGCTGGAGATCAGCCCGGCCAGCCGTTTGGCCATCACCCTTAGTGCACAGCAGCGCAACATCGAGCTGCAAGCAGGCGCCACCTATTTCCGCGTTGCCAAGGATAAAACCCGCCCCTTTGCAGTGACTATTGGTACTGCCAGTGTGGTGGCGGTGGGCACTGAATTTAATATCGACAAACGCCTGCATGAAACTGAAGTCACCGTTTATGAAGGCGCAATTGAAGTCCGCGCCAACCCCGCCGCCCAACCGCTACTGCTGCGGGCCGGTGAACGCGCGCTCATTAGCGCCAAAGGCGTAGAGACAGTGGCTGTCAATCTGGCCGAACTGGTGGATTGGCGCTCGGGCTGGCTGGAATTGCAAAACGGCAGTTTGGGGCTGGTGGTGGAGCAACTCAACCGCTACAGCCCTACGCCCATTCAATTGGCAGACCCCGCGCTCGCCAAGATTGCTGTCGCAGGCCGCTTTCGCCTCAAAGAGGTAGATACAACCCTGCAATTGATGGCCGAATTACATCAGCTCGAGCAGCGCCAGATCACCCAACAAGGCAAAGCCGTCATCCAACTGTTTGCCCGGCAGTGAAACCTTAACACCACACCATGAAATCCTCCGGCAGATACAGGCATTTACCGGGATTGATCGTCGCGGGTCTGCTGCTGACAAGCATGGGTACTACTCATGCACAGGCGGATGCCAAACTCCCGGCGGCCGCCACTGCACTCAACCTACCCGCGCAACCCCTGAGCGACGCCCTTACCCACGCGGCGCGCCAACTGCAGGTGAGTATTGTGTTCGACCCACGCGCACTGGCAGGTGCCACAGCACCGGCGCTACAAGGATATTTCAGCCCGGAGCAAGCACTGCAGGAATTGCTGGCAAACACCGATTTTATCGCCCTGCAGCGCCCCTCCGGCTGGTTGATTCAAACGCGTCCACCGCTCATCACCCCTGTGCCACCGGCAGTACCAACCAGCACAACGCAAACTGTGGAGCAGCTGTTGGTGCTAGGCAGTTACAGCAAAAACCAGCAGACAGCCATCGATCAGAAACGCCGCAATAATCGCTTCATGGAGAGCATTTTCGCCGAGGATATCGCCAAATTCCCCGCCCACAATATTGCCGAGGCGATTCAGCGCAGCCCCGGTATTTCGGTGGTGCGCGACCGCGGCGAGGCGCTGTTTTTAAGCATTCGCGGCCTACCCACCCAATTCAATCGCGTCAGCCTGAATGGCCACCCGCTCACGGTGAACGAAAATGTACGCAACTCCGAGCAGTACGGGCGCCGCTTCCACTACGACACCTTCCCCGCCGAGTTGGTGGCCGGGGTTGATGTGCGCAAAAGCACAGCGGCGGGCGATGAAGAAGGTGCAATTGGCGGCAGTGTGGATATCCGCTCCTTTGCGCCGCTGAGGATTGGAGAGCCGCGCCTGAGCCTGAGTGCAAGCGCCAACAGCGCCGAGCTAGTGGGCGATTGGCGCCCCAAGTTGGCGGCGCTGGGCAACTGGGTCAACGGCGACCGAACGCTAGGTTTTACTCTCGCAGGCGCTTACAACCAACGCCATTTGCGACAGGATCGCGCACTCAACTTCCGCTGGCAGCACCTATCTGTAAACCAATTGCCAACAGGGGGCGACCGCGACATGTTAGTCACCCCCGCCGGGGTGCGCCCCACCCTGGAACTGGAACGGCGTGAACGCTTGGGGTTGAGCAGCAGCTTGCAGTGGCACCCCAACGAATCCTGGCAGTTGGATGTGCACTGGCTGCAGCTGCACCAGCAGATCGATTATCAGGAATACAGCTACAGCGCCGACTATGACAGCGAGGGATTGCTGAACGATACCCTGCAAACCCGCGGCAATGCCTTGGTCGCGGGCAGCACCGACACCGGCTCAGTGCAAATCGGCCACGAATCTGCCGGCTTGGAAGATAACAATCGCATGCTGGATATCGCCCTCGGCTGGCAGGGCGACGACTGGCAACTCAGCACCAGTTGGGTGAACAGCCGCGCCAGCAGCGGCAACCCAGAGGCGGTGAAACGCACCCGCCTGCGCCGCACCCGGGATGTCAGTTTCAGTTTTGATTACACCGCCACCAACGCACTACCGCAGATTGATTACCAGAATATAAACCTGCTCGACCCCGGCAATTTCCCCGGCCGCCGCCTGGAATGGCGCAGCACCCGCAGCACAGACAGCGACAATGCGCTCAAGCTGGATAGCACCCGCACACTCGATCACCCGCTCTGGCACAGCCTGGACCTAGGCCTGCACTGGCGCCGCCACAGCCGCGACTACTGGCGCAAGGATCGCCTCGTGAGCGAAGGCATAACCGGCGTTTATTTCCCCAGCGACTATTTTGTCGCCCTGCCGGTCGCTGACTTTTTGGGCAATACCCGCCGCCTGCCCCACAACTGGTTGGTGCCCAAGGCGGAAAAATTTTGGCAAGGTGTTGATGAACAAGCGTTTTATCAATCCTCCTTAAGCAACGAGGACTTACAAAATAGCTACCGCATTAGAGAGGACAGCCACGCGCTTTATCTCCAGCTGAATTTGGATGCCAGCCAAGGCCGCTGGCCGCTACGCGGCGATATAGGATTGCGCTTGGTGGCAACCGACCAACAGGCACAGAGCGGCGTACAAACCGCG
Coding sequences within it:
- a CDS encoding zinc ABC transporter substrate-binding protein gives rise to the protein MGLPRLGFVFPLAFICRTLMALLLCSLASTAAAKPKVLASIKPLALIAQEVAGSHADIDTLLPVTASAHDYPLKMSDHRRLRDADLVLWVGAELESFLARPLASLPAQQVLTTYGLSDLFWPELDNHDHAHTSRDNQHQHTSGDPHIWLDPRNAAVIARALAERLTQIAPESGAQFTLNAERFSQSLVELDAQLLKQLAPVKPLGFAVYHEGYSHFVSHYGLHQLAYVTFTPERRPGAKHLQELRDVLAKEGRCVFLEPYHNSSSLEEMAHSLGLNIGMLDPVGNEQVSSYRMLMEQLGQSFLRCLADSADSGAANH
- a CDS encoding Fur family transcriptional regulator gives rise to the protein MEHTPLACSHHDHGHCISDALEAARQLCLSRGVRLTDLRLQVLELIWQNHKPLGAYTLMEMLAKANTRRVAPPTVYRALDFLLEQGLIHRINVLNAFIGCPSPGTKHQSHFLICRACGIAVELDQPQLSEQILAVAQDAGFTVETQALEVSGLCANCANHTPERATA
- the znuC gene encoding zinc ABC transporter ATP-binding protein ZnuC; this translates as MSELLIKARGLGVLRNGRQILQNADLDLAAGKIVTLIGPNGAGKTTLVRAVLGLIKIDQGSIEKAADLRIGYMPQKLHLDASLPLTVARFLALGGKARVDLGEILQLTGIDKLINMPIQSLSGGETQRVLLARALLRDPQLLVLDEPVQGVDVGGQSALYALINEIRNQRHCGVLLVSHDLHLVMATTDTVICLNQHVCCHGHPEQVTNHPAYLALFGDALGGAVVTPQVAIYTHHHDHQHDAHGNVINAKPGDHVHTSSCGHDHHA
- the znuB gene encoding zinc ABC transporter permease subunit ZnuB, which translates into the protein MPDFLLLALLAGIAVALVAGPLGAFAVWRRMAYFGDTLAHSALLGVTFGLLLDINLNLAIALGCLLLALILVALQNNRFLATDTLLGILSHSTLALGLVCVSVFSESRIDLLAYLFGDILSVSQGDVISIWVISLAVLAALIWLWRPLLAITVHEELAQVEGVPVTRVRTALMLLMALVIAIAMKVVGVLLITALLIIPAAASRRLSRTPEQMAIIASLLGMLAVVAGLGASYLWDSPAGPAIVLSATVMFSLTLLKKQQN
- a CDS encoding UDP-2,3-diacylglucosamine diphosphatase, producing MNTSANHLAAALALPVVAVDNTPKPTASLINARTVWISDIHLGFRDCKADYLLDFLNRIHCDTLYLVGDIVDLWSLKRRFCWPAKHYQVMLKFYELAAKGMRVVYVPGNHDDPMRHFSGELFGPIEIAHEHEYVTADGKRLLIMHGDAMDAYINHSWLKRVIGDHGYELLLFINRWSDRLRKLVGRPYFSLAGLIKSNIKGAKAAIATYEKEALAEAKRRGYDGVVCGHIHYPALREEGGLRYANCGDWIESCTALVEDHQGVMRLLHHSDTIQWQELEQLRQA
- a CDS encoding RNA polymerase sigma factor, whose amino-acid sequence is MLDPHRPASESAPLDERLTSATGPLKRYIQRIAPNSSDAADIYQESILRVIEQARTQPLRNPLAYAVRIARNLLLSGKRQTLSLETLDDLSSPLPCPEERTSQRQRAELLTGFLATMPVQRREVLIRRRLQGESREQIAAAMGLSEAAVKKHMTRALADLQRFLDNHRHF
- a CDS encoding FecR family protein, producing the protein MNTIPVNSDNDDYQTAAEWLEQLSEQPLDELSKRRLLLWLDSNNERRALFERMLSTWADPALTQAAHSLLASQQTRTAASASAGFRRGAAWALCLTLCVALLVSNRFLGEAPAAKTLPFATANGIRHDLQLSDGSLLEISPASRLAITLSAQQRNIELQAGATYFRVAKDKTRPFAVTIGTASVVAVGTEFNIDKRLHETEVTVYEGAIEVRANPAAQPLLLRAGERALISAKGVETVAVNLAELVDWRSGWLELQNGSLGLVVEQLNRYSPTPIQLADPALAKIAVAGRFRLKEVDTTLQLMAELHQLEQRQITQQGKAVIQLFARQ
- a CDS encoding TonB-dependent receptor, producing MGTTHAQADAKLPAAATALNLPAQPLSDALTHAARQLQVSIVFDPRALAGATAPALQGYFSPEQALQELLANTDFIALQRPSGWLIQTRPPLITPVPPAVPTSTTQTVEQLLVLGSYSKNQQTAIDQKRRNNRFMESIFAEDIAKFPAHNIAEAIQRSPGISVVRDRGEALFLSIRGLPTQFNRVSLNGHPLTVNENVRNSEQYGRRFHYDTFPAELVAGVDVRKSTAAGDEEGAIGGSVDIRSFAPLRIGEPRLSLSASANSAELVGDWRPKLAALGNWVNGDRTLGFTLAGAYNQRHLRQDRALNFRWQHLSVNQLPTGGDRDMLVTPAGVRPTLELERRERLGLSSSLQWHPNESWQLDVHWLQLHQQIDYQEYSYSADYDSEGLLNDTLQTRGNALVAGSTDTGSVQIGHESAGLEDNNRMLDIALGWQGDDWQLSTSWVNSRASSGNPEAVKRTRLRRTRDVSFSFDYTATNALPQIDYQNINLLDPGNFPGRRLEWRSTRSTDSDNALKLDSTRTLDHPLWHSLDLGLHWRRHSRDYWRKDRLVSEGITGVYFPSDYFVALPVADFLGNTRRLPHNWLVPKAEKFWQGVDEQAFYQSSLSNEDLQNSYRIREDSHALYLQLNLDASQGRWPLRGDIGLRLVATDQQAQSGVQTATNEQRYQQTYRQLLPAANLVVELDEQLLWRSALAKVMARPEFQDLAPRLTLNSGDIATATGGNPELKPVTGWQWDSALEYYPAEKMLLSAGIFAKNLDNFFQTSTRTQVINGTAYELTRPDNGARADIAGIELAWQQTLPEPLQHWGVNANYTHTWTRASYRTATGTSDNSSTNITRDRLADVARNSVNLGIYRETDHWHWRAHYSWRDQVLNQVASSNLAAQNIEAFGTLDMHLSWQLNSNLSLSMDATNLTNAAQWESVLDGEFAGYTHYGRSFWVGVSFKL